Proteins encoded together in one Eublepharis macularius isolate TG4126 chromosome 2, MPM_Emac_v1.0, whole genome shotgun sequence window:
- the C2H14orf132 gene encoding uncharacterized protein C14orf132 homolog — MDLSFMAAQIPVMGGAFMDSPNEDFSTEYSLFNSSANVHAAASMPNQPEEASRSSNDAILLWIAIIATIGNIVVVGVVYAFTF, encoded by the coding sequence ATTCCCGTTATGGGAGGAGCCTTTATGGACTCACCCAATGAGGACTTTAGTACGGAATACTCCTTATTTAACTCATCGGCCAATGTCCATGCAGCCGCCTCAATGCCGAACCAGCCAGAAGAGGCATCCCGTTCTTCAAATGATGCCATTTTGTTATGGATTGCAATCATAGCAACAATTGGGAACATTGTTGTGGTCGGAGTTGTGTATGCATTCACATtctga